A genomic stretch from Anaerolinea thermophila UNI-1 includes:
- a CDS encoding ABC transporter ATP-binding protein translates to MESKSKDLFIEVKDLHVEFDVRAGIVKAVDGMFLEIRRGQTVGVIGESGCGKSVTARAIMNMIPKPGKITGGEILYHRRNRETGEVQTIDITKLDPDGEIIRQIRGGEIGMIFQEPMSSLTPVYTAGQHIHEAVSLHRLIPVKKLGDQMVETIVAHRKVTKEEAREIAIEMLRKVGIPKPEQRVDSYPHQLSGGQRQRVMIAIALSCQPEMLIADEPTTALDVSIEAQILDVMRDLQNTMDMAIMFITHNLGVVAEMAEEIVVMYMGKQVERARVVDLFYKPKHPYTQALLRSIPRIGKKSDVRLATIEGMVPDPFHLPTGCVFHPRCPMFMPGKCDKIEPSNIQVDDHHWARCLLYEEVKV, encoded by the coding sequence ATGGAAAGCAAAAGCAAAGATCTGTTCATTGAGGTAAAGGATTTACACGTTGAGTTTGATGTGCGCGCGGGCATCGTCAAAGCCGTGGATGGCATGTTCCTCGAAATCCGCCGCGGGCAGACCGTCGGGGTCATCGGGGAATCGGGTTGTGGAAAGTCGGTCACTGCCCGAGCCATCATGAATATGATTCCCAAGCCCGGCAAGATTACCGGTGGTGAAATCCTTTATCATCGCAGAAACCGCGAGACGGGTGAAGTTCAGACCATTGACATCACCAAACTGGATCCAGATGGCGAAATCATTCGTCAGATTCGCGGCGGTGAAATTGGCATGATTTTTCAAGAGCCCATGTCCTCTCTGACGCCGGTGTACACCGCCGGACAGCACATCCACGAAGCCGTTTCCCTTCACCGTTTGATCCCGGTCAAGAAACTGGGCGATCAAATGGTAGAGACCATTGTGGCGCATCGCAAAGTGACCAAAGAGGAAGCCCGCGAAATTGCTATTGAAATGCTCCGCAAGGTGGGTATTCCCAAGCCGGAACAGCGGGTGGATAGTTATCCGCATCAATTATCGGGTGGCCAACGCCAGCGGGTGATGATTGCTATTGCGCTTTCCTGTCAGCCGGAAATGCTGATTGCCGACGAACCCACCACTGCGCTGGATGTATCCATTGAAGCCCAGATTCTGGATGTGATGCGCGACTTACAGAACACCATGGATATGGCAATTATGTTCATCACCCATAACCTGGGTGTGGTGGCGGAAATGGCTGAGGAAATTGTGGTCATGTATATGGGCAAGCAGGTGGAACGTGCCAGAGTGGTTGACCTGTTCTACAAGCCCAAGCATCCGTACACCCAGGCTTTGTTGCGCTCGATTCCGCGCATCGGTAAAAAGTCGGATGTGCGTCTGGCAACGATTGAGGGCATGGTGCCGGATCCTTTCCATCTGCCCACTGGATGTGTCTTCCATCCACGCTGTCCGATGTTCATGCCGGGTAAATGTGACAAAATTGAACCATCCAATATTCAGGTAGATGATCATCATTGGGCTCGCTGTCTGCTTTATGAGGAGGTGAAGGTATGA
- a CDS encoding ABC transporter permease, protein MTAATLPAKKSQARQVSQSYWSLVWWKFKKNRIAVIGGIILILMYFCMAVIPEFIAPYDLERKSSFTEARPQTIRFIDAQGNFSLRPFVYGLERKIDEQLRRRTYVENPQVKYYIYFFVKGDPYKLLGFIPWDRHLFGVDPSIKDAHIYIMGTDSNGRDFFSRIIYGGRLSLLIGLIGQFLTIILGSVLGAISGYYGGAIDMFVQRFTEFLNAFPDIPLFMALAAAIPKYWSPITVYFMLTLILAFVRWGGLARQVRGLILSLREREYVLAAKSAGASDSRIMFRHLLPGTMSHVIVIATLSIPGMILSETALSWLGLGLRPPLTSWGVLLQEAGTVYAIRFAAWQLWTIPFILATIMAYNMLGDGLRDAMDPYSAR, encoded by the coding sequence ATGACCGCTGCAACGCTTCCTGCCAAAAAATCTCAAGCCCGACAGGTCAGCCAGAGTTACTGGAGCCTGGTCTGGTGGAAATTTAAAAAGAACCGCATTGCTGTCATTGGGGGCATTATTCTCATCCTTATGTACTTTTGCATGGCAGTTATCCCCGAGTTTATTGCCCCTTATGACCTGGAAAGAAAAAGCAGTTTCACCGAAGCCCGTCCGCAAACCATACGATTCATTGACGCTCAGGGCAATTTCTCCCTGCGCCCGTTTGTTTATGGTCTCGAACGCAAAATTGATGAACAACTTCGCCGCCGCACCTATGTGGAAAACCCACAGGTGAAATACTATATTTACTTCTTCGTTAAGGGAGACCCGTATAAATTGCTGGGGTTTATCCCCTGGGACCGTCACCTGTTTGGGGTAGATCCCAGTATCAAGGATGCCCATATTTACATCATGGGAACGGATTCCAACGGACGGGATTTCTTCTCCCGTATCATCTATGGTGGGCGTCTCTCGCTGCTGATCGGTTTGATTGGACAATTCCTTACCATTATTCTGGGTAGTGTTTTAGGGGCAATTTCCGGGTACTACGGAGGGGCGATTGACATGTTTGTCCAGCGCTTTACCGAGTTCCTCAATGCTTTCCCGGATATTCCTCTGTTCATGGCACTCGCCGCCGCCATCCCCAAGTACTGGTCACCCATCACTGTGTACTTCATGCTTACCCTCATTCTGGCATTTGTTCGCTGGGGAGGTCTGGCTCGCCAGGTGCGTGGCTTGATCCTCTCCCTGAGGGAGCGAGAGTACGTGCTGGCGGCAAAAAGTGCCGGCGCATCCGATTCGCGCATCATGTTCCGCCATCTGCTTCCCGGTACGATGAGTCACGTTATCGTCATTGCCACGCTTTCCATCCCCGGGATGATCCTTTCGGAGACCGCTCTGTCCTGGCTGGGTTTGGGGCTGCGCCCGCCGCTAACTTCCTGGGGCGTCCTTTTGCAGGAGGCGGGTACCGTATACGCCATTCGCTTTGCCGCGTGGCAATTGTGGACGATACCTTTCATTCTGGCAACCATCATGGCATACAACATGCTGGGCGATGGCTTGCGCGATGCCATGGATCCCTACAGCGCGCGGTAA
- a CDS encoding ABC transporter permease, which translates to MVNYILRRLGYAVILTVLVSFVGFVIIKLPPGDFLTQKLEQLRARGDRSAESQIEALRAKYGLDKPFMEQYTTWAVGFLKGDFGESFAYERPVRDLIGERLWLTVILSVATLIVVWALAIPLGVYSAVRQYSLGDQIITTISFIGLGMPGFLLALLILYFAIVVLNQDVLGLFSPQYQDAPWSMGKFLDLLQHLWVPAIISAVTGAGGLIRIMRGNLLDTLGQPFIEAARARGLKNRDVIWKHGVRMAINPLIVILGSEALPGIISGNALVSIVLNLPTIGPLFVQALRQLDMYMAGTCLVFFTILLMLGNLLSDLMLAWLDPRIRLE; encoded by the coding sequence ATGGTCAACTACATTCTTCGCAGGCTGGGCTATGCGGTAATCCTGACCGTTCTGGTGTCGTTTGTTGGTTTTGTCATCATCAAACTCCCTCCGGGTGATTTTCTGACCCAAAAACTGGAACAATTGCGTGCGCGCGGCGACCGCAGCGCCGAATCCCAGATCGAAGCCCTGCGCGCCAAGTATGGGCTGGACAAGCCCTTCATGGAACAGTACACCACCTGGGCGGTGGGGTTCCTGAAGGGTGATTTTGGTGAATCCTTTGCGTATGAGCGCCCGGTTCGGGATTTGATTGGCGAACGCCTCTGGTTGACGGTCATTCTCTCGGTTGCCACTCTGATCGTTGTGTGGGCACTTGCCATCCCGCTGGGTGTGTATTCTGCCGTACGGCAGTATTCATTGGGGGATCAAATCATCACTACTATTTCCTTTATTGGTTTGGGGATGCCGGGTTTCCTCCTGGCATTGCTTATTCTGTATTTTGCCATTGTGGTTTTGAATCAGGATGTGCTCGGGTTGTTTTCGCCTCAGTATCAGGATGCCCCCTGGAGCATGGGGAAGTTTTTGGATCTTCTCCAGCACCTCTGGGTGCCGGCAATTATCAGCGCAGTGACTGGCGCAGGGGGGTTGATTCGCATTATGCGGGGCAACCTGCTGGATACGCTGGGACAACCTTTCATCGAAGCCGCCCGTGCGCGTGGGTTAAAGAACCGTGATGTCATCTGGAAGCACGGCGTCCGCATGGCGATCAACCCATTGATTGTGATTTTAGGTTCTGAAGCCCTGCCAGGAATTATCAGTGGAAACGCTCTGGTTTCCATTGTCTTAAACCTGCCGACCATCGGTCCCTTGTTTGTGCAGGCACTTCGCCAACTGGATATGTACATGGCAGGTACCTGTCTGGTTTTCTTCACGATTTTGCTCATGCTGGGCAATCTGCTCTCTGACTTGATGCTCGCCTGGCTTGACCCGCGCATTCGCCTGGAATGA